GATGCAGAAAATAGACCTGAAGTCAAAAAATCAACTCCAAACCAGAGTATTTCTGATGAAATTCAAACCCATAACATGATAATGGAGAGACTAACAGGAGAGAGTTTCTGGTACTCCATTCTAGGAGGACTCTGGGATTTTGATTATCAGTTAGAGTTTAATCAAGAAAATCACCAGAGACATTTAGGACAAGAATCTTTTGCCCAAAAAAAGTTCCCACAGGAGAGAAGCCCTGGATGTAACGAATTTGGGGGAAACTATAAAATGATCTCAAATCTTATGCATCAGCGAATTTCTTCAATTAAGATACCCCTTAATTCAAAAACACAAGGAAATAGCATCAAACATAATTCAGAATTGATTTACTATCAGGGAAACCATGTGAGAGAAAATACTTATGAATATAATGGATGTGGGAAAATCTTCAATCAACATATTCTTCTTACTAATCATATTCATACTGAAGAGCCCAGTGAATGTAGGAAGACCTCCAGCCACAACTCAACTTTTACTCAACCTCAGATAGTCCTTACAGGAGAGAAGCCCTATAAGTGTGATGAATGTGGGAAAAGATTCAGCCAGAAGATACATCTTATTCAACATCAGCGgattcatacaggagaaaaacctTTTATATGCAATGACTGTGGGAAAGCCTTTCGTCAGCATTCATCCTTTACTCAACATCTGAGGATTCATACTGGAGAGAGGCCCTACAAATGTAATCAATGTGGTAAAGCCTTTAGCCGTATCACATCCCTTACTGAACATCATAGacttcatactggagagaagccttatgaaTGTAATTTTTGTGGGAAAGCCTTTAGCCAGAAGACACATCTTAATCAGCATGAGAGGACTCATACAGGAGAGAAGCCCtataaatgtaatgaatgtgaGAAAGCCTTTAGCCAGAGTGCACACCTTAATCAACATAGG
This is a stretch of genomic DNA from Myotis daubentonii chromosome 4, mMyoDau2.1, whole genome shotgun sequence. It encodes these proteins:
- the ZNF713 gene encoding zinc finger protein 713, producing the protein MEEKEMNDRSQIVRSKESLTFQDVAVDFTGEEWDQLCPAQKNLYRDVMLENYRNLVALGHQLYKPEVITQLEQEEQCMMERDRPLDTPPDAENRPEVKKSTPNQSISDEIQTHNMIMERLTGESFWYSILGGLWDFDYQLEFNQENHQRHLGQESFAQKKFPQERSPGCNEFGGNYKMISNLMHQRISSIKIPLNSKTQGNSIKHNSELIYYQGNHVRENTYEYNGCGKIFNQHILLTNHIHTEEPSECRKTSSHNSTFTQPQIVLTGEKPYKCDECGKRFSQKIHLIQHQRIHTGEKPFICNDCGKAFRQHSSFTQHLRIHTGERPYKCNQCGKAFSRITSLTEHHRLHTGEKPYECNFCGKAFSQKTHLNQHERTHTGEKPYKCNECEKAFSQSAHLNQHRKIHTREKLCECNKCEKVLSHGPSLTQQYVTPGGEII